In one Anaerolineales bacterium genomic region, the following are encoded:
- a CDS encoding ABC transporter ATP-binding protein: protein MRILTVEQLCKNFGGLKAICNLDFHVDEGEILGIIGPNGSGKTTVLNLITGFLKPNSGKITFRGEDITGQPRYKINQKGIARTFQLCKPFLDFTAQQNVMVGRMYGQDPCANMKTAANESDEILDRVGLLNKSCILVKDLRVMERKRLELARALATKPTLLLLDELMAGLNLAEADEVCQLISAIRESNITIIMVEHIVKAVTCISNRILVLNMGELIAQGPPEEVVNQPNVIEVYLGKAHA, encoded by the coding sequence ATGCGCATCCTGACTGTCGAACAACTTTGTAAGAATTTTGGTGGTTTGAAAGCCATTTGTAATCTTGATTTTCATGTCGATGAAGGCGAGATCTTAGGCATCATCGGCCCGAATGGCTCTGGCAAGACCACTGTACTCAACCTAATCACGGGTTTCCTGAAACCCAACTCCGGCAAGATCACTTTCCGGGGGGAAGATATCACCGGTCAGCCGCGCTATAAGATCAACCAAAAAGGTATTGCCCGCACCTTCCAGCTGTGCAAGCCATTCCTCGATTTCACTGCTCAGCAAAATGTGATGGTGGGCAGGATGTACGGTCAGGATCCATGTGCGAATATGAAAACTGCCGCCAACGAGTCGGATGAGATTCTCGATAGGGTTGGTTTACTCAACAAATCTTGCATTTTAGTGAAAGATCTGCGAGTGATGGAGCGCAAAAGGTTGGAATTAGCCAGGGCCTTGGCGACCAAGCCCACCTTGCTGCTCCTGGATGAGCTCATGGCTGGGTTAAACCTGGCCGAAGCCGACGAAGTCTGCCAGCTCATTTCAGCCATCCGTGAATCGAACATCACAATCATCATGGTCGAGCATATTGTCAAGGCGGTAACTTGCATCTCCAACCGCATCCTGGTCTTAAACATGGGCGAGCTGATTGCCCAAGGACCTCCAGAAGAGGTGGTCAACCAGCCCAATGTGATCGAAGTTTACCTGGGGAAAGCCCATGCTTAA